Proteins encoded together in one Polaribacter reichenbachii window:
- a CDS encoding Hsp20/alpha crystallin family protein produces the protein MLLKSKDFPVLPNVFNDFFRDWSTSNFSDTNTTLPAVNIKENENEFLVDVAVPGMEKEDFKIDLDNEILTISSEKTINNDTSDENYTRKEYSYLSFKRSFTLPKGVVNSDEISATYKNGELKITIPKLEEAKPKPIKLIEVL, from the coding sequence ATGTTATTAAAAAGTAAAGATTTTCCAGTTTTACCAAATGTGTTTAACGATTTTTTTAGAGATTGGTCTACATCAAATTTTTCTGACACAAACACAACATTACCAGCTGTAAACATTAAAGAAAATGAAAATGAATTTCTTGTGGATGTTGCAGTTCCTGGAATGGAAAAAGAAGATTTTAAAATTGATTTAGACAATGAAATTTTAACAATTTCATCAGAAAAAACCATCAATAATGATACTTCTGATGAAAATTATACTCGAAAAGAATATAGTTATTTGTCTTTTAAAAGAAGTTTTACACTACCAAAAGGTGTTGTAAATAGCGATGAAATTAGTGCTACTTACAAAAATGGTGAGTTAAAAATTACCATTCCTAAATTAGAAGAAGCAAAACCAAAACCTATAAAATTAATTGAAGTGTTGTAA
- the clpB gene encoding ATP-dependent chaperone ClpB has protein sequence MNFNNYTTKSQETIQMAQQIAQSFGHNQIENEHIFKALTQVDENVLPFLLKKLNINIDVVTQILDKQLESLPKVSGAELMLSREAGKSLNEASIIAKNMKDDYVSIEHLILAIFKSKSNIAQVLKDQGVTEKHLKAAIDELRKGERVTSQSQEETYNSLNKFAKNLNQLAQDGKLDPVIGRDEEIRRLLQILSRRTKNNPILVGEPGTGKTAIAEGLAHRIVDGDVPENLKDKLIFSLDMGALIAGAKYKGEFEERLKAVIKEVTTSDGDIVLFIDEIHTLVGAGGGQGAMDAANILKPALARGELRAIGATTLDEYQKYFEKDKALERRFQKVIVDEPDTESAISILRGIKEKYETHHKVRIKDEAIIGAVELSQRYITNRFLPDKAIDLMDEAASKLRMEINSKPEELDVLDRKIMQLEIEIEAIKREKDEVKLKSLRSDLANLKEERNEINAKWKSEKEVVDNIQNAKMDIESFKIEAEKAEREGNYGLVAELRYGKIKKAQEDLEVLQKNLQENQSEKSLIKEEVTLDDIAEVVAKWTGIPVTKMIQSEREKLLFLENQLHKRVVGQEEAIVAVSDAVRRSRAGLQNPNKPIGSFLFLGTTGVGKTELAKALAEYLFDDENAMTRIDMSEYQERHSVSRLVGAPPGYVGYDEGGQLTEAVRRRPYSVVLLDEIEKAHPDTFNILLQVLDEGRLTDNKGRVADFKNTIIIMTSNMGSHIIQEKFADPKADLEAVTELAKIEVLGLLKQSVRPEFLNRIDDVIMFTPLNQSDIFEIVKLQIEHLKKMIGKQEITLDATDEAITYLAKKGYQPEFGARPVKRVIQKEVLNQLSKEILSGKVTTDSIILLDAFDDELVFRNQSDLVVN, from the coding sequence ATGAACTTTAATAATTATACAACAAAATCGCAAGAAACCATACAAATGGCGCAGCAAATTGCGCAAAGTTTTGGTCATAATCAAATAGAAAATGAGCACATTTTTAAAGCCTTAACACAAGTTGATGAAAATGTATTGCCTTTTTTATTGAAGAAATTAAATATCAATATTGATGTAGTTACTCAAATTTTAGACAAACAATTAGAAAGTTTACCTAAAGTTTCTGGAGCAGAATTAATGCTTTCTAGAGAAGCTGGTAAAAGTTTAAACGAAGCATCAATCATCGCTAAAAATATGAAAGATGATTATGTTTCAATTGAACATTTAATCTTAGCAATTTTTAAATCGAAAAGTAATATTGCCCAAGTTTTAAAAGATCAGGGAGTTACAGAAAAGCACTTAAAAGCTGCTATTGATGAATTAAGAAAAGGAGAAAGAGTAACCTCTCAATCTCAAGAAGAAACTTACAATTCTTTAAACAAGTTTGCTAAAAACTTAAATCAATTAGCACAAGATGGCAAATTAGATCCTGTAATTGGTAGAGATGAAGAAATACGTAGATTGTTACAAATCTTATCACGTAGAACAAAAAACAATCCAATTTTGGTTGGAGAACCTGGTACAGGTAAAACAGCAATTGCAGAAGGTTTAGCTCATAGAATTGTTGATGGTGATGTACCTGAAAACCTAAAAGATAAATTAATTTTTTCTTTAGATATGGGTGCATTAATTGCTGGTGCAAAATACAAAGGTGAGTTTGAAGAGCGTTTAAAAGCAGTTATCAAAGAAGTTACCACTTCTGATGGTGATATTGTACTTTTTATTGATGAAATTCATACTCTTGTTGGTGCTGGAGGTGGACAAGGTGCAATGGATGCTGCAAACATTTTAAAACCTGCTTTGGCGCGTGGAGAATTGCGTGCAATTGGTGCAACTACTCTAGATGAATATCAAAAATATTTTGAAAAAGACAAAGCATTAGAAAGACGTTTTCAAAAGGTTATAGTTGATGAACCAGATACAGAAAGTGCCATTTCTATTCTTAGAGGAATTAAAGAAAAGTACGAAACTCACCATAAAGTTCGTATTAAAGATGAAGCTATTATTGGCGCTGTAGAATTGTCACAACGTTATATTACCAATCGTTTTTTACCAGATAAAGCCATCGATTTAATGGATGAAGCTGCATCAAAATTACGTATGGAAATCAATTCTAAACCAGAAGAATTAGATGTTTTAGATCGTAAAATAATGCAGTTGGAAATTGAAATTGAAGCGATTAAACGTGAAAAAGATGAAGTAAAACTAAAGTCTTTGCGTTCTGATTTAGCCAATTTAAAAGAAGAACGTAACGAAATTAACGCAAAATGGAAGTCTGAAAAAGAAGTTGTAGACAATATTCAGAATGCAAAAATGGATATTGAAAGCTTTAAGATTGAAGCTGAAAAAGCAGAACGTGAAGGAAATTATGGATTGGTTGCAGAGTTACGTTATGGGAAAATTAAAAAAGCACAAGAAGATTTAGAAGTTTTACAGAAAAATTTGCAAGAAAATCAGTCTGAAAAATCTTTAATTAAAGAAGAAGTTACTTTAGATGATATTGCTGAAGTTGTTGCAAAATGGACAGGAATTCCTGTTACTAAAATGATACAATCTGAACGTGAAAAATTATTGTTTTTAGAAAACCAATTGCACAAAAGAGTTGTAGGGCAAGAAGAAGCAATCGTTGCTGTTTCTGATGCTGTAAGACGTTCTAGAGCTGGTTTACAAAATCCTAATAAACCCATTGGTAGTTTCTTATTTTTAGGAACTACAGGTGTAGGAAAAACAGAATTAGCAAAAGCCTTAGCAGAATATTTATTTGATGATGAAAATGCTATGACTCGTATTGATATGAGTGAATATCAAGAACGTCATTCTGTAAGTAGACTAGTTGGTGCGCCTCCAGGATATGTGGGTTATGATGAAGGCGGACAATTAACAGAAGCTGTAAGAAGAAGACCTTATTCTGTAGTGCTTTTAGATGAAATTGAAAAAGCGCATCCAGATACTTTTAATATTCTATTACAAGTATTAGACGAAGGTAGATTAACAGATAACAAAGGACGTGTTGCAGATTTTAAAAACACAATTATTATTATGACTTCTAATATGGGAAGCCATATAATTCAAGAGAAATTTGCAGATCCAAAAGCAGATTTAGAAGCGGTAACAGAATTGGCAAAAATTGAAGTTTTAGGATTATTAAAACAATCTGTAAGACCTGAATTTTTAAACAGAATTGATGATGTAATTATGTTTACACCATTAAATCAGTCAGATATATTTGAAATTGTAAAACTACAAATAGAACATTTAAAGAAAATGATTGGTAAACAAGAAATAACTTTAGATGCTACTGATGAAGCAATTACTTATTTAGCTAAGAAAGGATATCAGCCAGAATTTGGTGCAAGACCTGTAAAAAGAGTGATTCAGAAAGAAGTTTTAAATCAGCTATCTAAAGAAATTTTATCAGGTAAAGTTACCACAGATAGTATTATTCTATTAGATGCTTTTGATGATGAGTTAGTATTTAGAAATCAATCTGATTTGGTTGTAAATTAA
- the ytxJ gene encoding bacillithiol system redox-active protein YtxJ: MGIFDNLFGGKDDEKSKNVKETFLNWLPLTSLDQLEEIKKQSETESILIFKHSTRCGISSMVIKQFEKLFKEEHKNLKVYYLDLLSYRNISDEIGYQFQVMHQSPQLLVIKNGVSVHNASHYDITLTDLSRFI, translated from the coding sequence ATGGGAATATTCGATAATTTATTTGGAGGAAAAGATGATGAAAAATCAAAAAATGTAAAAGAAACATTTTTAAACTGGCTTCCTTTAACTTCTTTAGATCAGTTAGAAGAAATAAAAAAACAATCTGAAACTGAATCTATTTTAATTTTTAAACATTCTACAAGATGCGGAATTAGTAGTATGGTTATAAAACAATTTGAAAAACTTTTCAAAGAAGAGCATAAAAACCTAAAAGTGTATTATTTAGATTTGTTAAGTTACAGAAATATTTCTGATGAAATAGGTTATCAATTTCAGGTAATGCACCAATCACCACAGCTTTTAGTGATTAAAAATGGAGTTTCTGTACACAATGCTTCTCATTATGATATTACTTTAACTGATTTATCAAGATTTATCTAA
- a CDS encoding DEAD/DEAH box helicase — MAEINISNKVVGKELYGYQKDALREIFDRFENAPKDYHLLYQLPTGGGKTVIFSEIVRRYIANFKKKVLVLTHRIELSKQTSKMLKEFGVSNKIINSTAKLDDQHDFDCFVAMVETLKNRLNDDKLDISDIGLVIVDEAHYNSFTKIFKFFDQSFILGVTATPLSSNIKLPMYENYQELFVGESIQDLIDNNYLAKANMYSYNVGLTSLEVGANGDYTVKSSEDLYTNTDMLTKLVSAYEETAKGKKTLIFNNGINTSIQVFHAFKKAGYPIAHLDNTNTKKERELILRWFHKTPNAIITSVSILTTGFDEPSIEAIILNRATKSLTLYYQMIGRGSRIFKNKSTFDVVDLGNNFYRFGPWGADLDWQKMFRAPDYYLNAILSDEEIESTFRYELPADVKKEFANSKDTYFDMKAIYIDTIRSGESSKRVLEKSIVHHAKMCIENSEDVFDALILAKMLGEEIDDRINRYAKCISKSTHNFVTWLKDDYRKKLNTYLRENFDRDFEKIFGHPPIEE, encoded by the coding sequence TTGGCAGAAATAAATATTTCAAATAAGGTTGTAGGGAAAGAATTATATGGATATCAAAAAGATGCACTTCGTGAAATCTTTGATAGATTTGAGAATGCACCTAAAGATTATCATTTATTATATCAACTACCAACTGGTGGTGGAAAAACAGTTATATTTTCTGAAATTGTAAGACGTTATATCGCAAATTTTAAAAAGAAAGTTTTGGTTTTAACTCACAGAATTGAGTTAAGTAAACAAACTTCTAAAATGCTAAAAGAGTTTGGAGTTAGCAATAAAATAATAAACTCTACTGCAAAATTAGATGATCAGCACGATTTTGATTGCTTTGTTGCAATGGTCGAAACTCTAAAAAATCGATTAAATGATGATAAACTAGATATTTCAGATATTGGTTTGGTAATTGTTGATGAGGCACATTATAATTCATTTACAAAAATATTTAAGTTTTTTGATCAATCTTTTATACTAGGAGTTACTGCAACTCCTTTAAGCTCAAACATTAAATTACCAATGTATGAGAACTATCAAGAGTTATTTGTGGGTGAATCTATTCAAGATTTAATTGATAATAATTACTTAGCAAAAGCAAATATGTACTCTTATAATGTAGGGTTAACCTCATTAGAAGTTGGTGCAAATGGAGATTATACTGTAAAATCATCCGAAGATCTGTATACAAATACAGATATGCTTACCAAATTAGTTTCTGCTTACGAAGAAACAGCAAAAGGTAAAAAAACATTAATATTCAATAACGGTATTAATACTTCAATTCAGGTTTTTCACGCATTTAAAAAAGCAGGTTATCCAATTGCACATTTAGATAATACCAATACTAAAAAAGAAAGAGAATTAATTTTAAGATGGTTTCATAAAACACCAAATGCAATAATTACTTCTGTAAGTATTTTAACAACTGGCTTTGATGAGCCTAGTATTGAGGCAATTATCTTAAATAGAGCAACCAAATCATTAACACTTTATTATCAAATGATTGGGCGTGGTTCTCGTATTTTTAAGAATAAAAGTACTTTTGATGTTGTTGATTTAGGAAACAATTTTTATAGATTTGGACCTTGGGGAGCTGATTTAGACTGGCAAAAAATGTTTAGAGCGCCAGATTATTATTTAAATGCTATTTTATCTGATGAAGAAATAGAAAGTACATTTAGATATGAGTTACCTGCGGATGTGAAAAAAGAATTTGCAAATTCGAAAGACACTTATTTTGATATGAAGGCTATTTATATTGATACAATTCGTTCTGGTGAATCTTCAAAAAGAGTTTTAGAAAAATCGATAGTACATCACGCAAAAATGTGTATCGAAAATAGTGAAGATGTTTTTGATGCTTTAATTTTAGCAAAAATGCTAGGAGAGGAGATTGATGATAGAATTAATAGGTATGCAAAATGTATTTCTAAAAGTACACACAACTTTGTAACCTGGTTAAAAGACGATTATCGAAAGAAATTAAACACTTACTTACGAGAAAATTTTGATCGAGATTTTGAAAAAATCTTTGGTCATCCACCAATTGAAGAATAA
- a CDS encoding arginine decarboxylase — protein MNTKYIDLIEQTFDFPQEEFKTENNKLFWHGINLMELAAKYGAPLKFTYLPKISENINKAKGWFKNSIEKHNYKGEYFYSYCTKSSHFKHVLNEALKNDIHIETSSAFDIDIVNNLKKEGKIKDSTFVICNGFKRDQYIKNIGGLINSGHKNVIPIIDNYEELNLLLDETDKKLNVGIRIASEEEPKFEFYTSRLGIGYKNIVSFYEREIAGNKQVDLKMLHFFINTGIKDNAYYWNELMKCLNVYINLKKVCPSLDSLNIGGGFPIKNSLGFEYDYEYMIDEIINQIKQACDEAGVDVPHVFTEFGSFTVGESGAAIYEVLYQKKQNDRERWNMINSSFITTLPDSWAINKRFIMLPINKWNRQYERVLLGGLTCDSDDYYNSEQHINGIYLPVYEKENPLYIGFFNTGAYQESVGGFGGLQHCLIPHPKHLIIDRDEDGNLVTRIFKEQQKSSELLSILGYGNTFESEI, from the coding sequence GTGAATACAAAATATATAGATTTAATCGAACAAACGTTCGATTTTCCTCAAGAGGAATTCAAAACAGAAAATAATAAACTGTTTTGGCACGGAATTAACTTAATGGAATTGGCTGCAAAATACGGAGCTCCGTTAAAGTTTACCTATTTACCAAAAATTTCAGAAAACATCAACAAAGCAAAAGGTTGGTTTAAAAACAGTATCGAAAAACATAATTATAAAGGCGAATATTTTTATAGTTATTGCACAAAAAGTTCACACTTTAAACACGTTTTAAATGAAGCTTTAAAAAACGATATTCATATAGAAACTTCGTCTGCTTTTGATATTGATATTGTAAACAATCTTAAAAAAGAAGGAAAAATAAAAGATTCCACTTTTGTTATTTGTAACGGATTTAAAAGAGATCAATACATTAAAAATATTGGTGGTCTAATCAATTCTGGTCATAAAAATGTAATCCCGATTATAGACAATTACGAAGAGTTAAACCTTTTATTAGATGAAACTGATAAAAAACTAAATGTAGGTATCAGAATTGCATCCGAAGAAGAACCAAAATTTGAGTTTTATACTTCTAGATTGGGAATTGGCTATAAAAATATTGTTTCGTTTTACGAGCGTGAAATTGCAGGCAATAAACAGGTAGATTTAAAAATGTTGCACTTTTTTATCAATACTGGTATCAAAGACAACGCATATTATTGGAACGAGTTGATGAAATGTTTAAACGTTTACATCAATCTAAAAAAAGTATGCCCAAGTTTAGATAGTTTAAATATTGGTGGTGGTTTTCCTATAAAAAACTCTTTGGGTTTTGAGTATGATTATGAATATATGATCGATGAAATTATCAATCAAATTAAACAAGCTTGTGATGAAGCTGGTGTAGATGTACCTCATGTTTTTACAGAATTTGGTAGCTTTACTGTTGGCGAATCTGGTGCAGCCATATATGAAGTTTTATATCAGAAAAAACAAAATGATAGAGAACGATGGAATATGATTAACTCATCTTTCATAACAACTTTACCAGATTCTTGGGCTATTAACAAACGATTTATAATGTTGCCCATTAATAAATGGAACAGACAATACGAACGTGTTTTATTAGGAGGATTAACTTGTGATAGCGATGATTATTACAACTCAGAACAACATATAAACGGAATTTATTTGCCTGTTTACGAGAAAGAAAATCCGTTGTATATCGGTTTTTTTAATACAGGTGCATATCAAGAATCTGTGGGTGGTTTTGGCGGTTTACAACACTGTTTAATTCCGCATCCAAAACATTTAATTATTGATAGAGATGAAGACGGAAACTTAGTTACTAGAATATTTAAAGAACAACAAAAAAGTAGCGAATTGCTTTCAATACTAGGTTATGGCAACACTTTTGAAAGCGAAATTTAA
- the speB gene encoding agmatinase translates to MNTSKTFAGIPQEYGNLSTSKIVVIPVPYDGTSTWQKGADKGPKAFLEASENMELYDIETDSEVYKEGVFLADAITENASPEAMVEEVHQITKKYINKNKFVTVFGGEHSISIGTIRAFNECFNNLTVLHIDAHADLRKEYDGSSCNHACAVYEANSTTNLIQVGIRSMDISEKREMNLDKVFFAHDMAVNEDWMEDVIDQLTDNVFITFDLDALDPSIMPSTGTPEPGGLFYYETLEFLKEVFERKNVVGFDMVELCPNANEKSSDFLAAKLFYKMLSYKFVSDDDSYDNGDDDTDSNPFNKLSKFKNDEDEY, encoded by the coding sequence ATGAATACGAGTAAAACATTTGCAGGAATTCCACAAGAATATGGAAACCTGTCAACATCTAAAATTGTAGTAATTCCTGTTCCTTATGATGGAACAAGCACTTGGCAAAAAGGAGCAGATAAAGGCCCAAAAGCTTTTTTAGAAGCCTCAGAAAATATGGAATTGTATGATATAGAAACAGATTCTGAAGTATATAAAGAAGGTGTTTTTTTAGCAGATGCTATTACAGAAAATGCATCTCCAGAAGCAATGGTAGAAGAAGTACATCAAATTACAAAAAAATATATCAATAAAAATAAATTTGTAACTGTTTTTGGTGGCGAACATTCTATTTCTATTGGTACCATTAGAGCGTTTAATGAGTGTTTTAATAATTTAACTGTATTGCATATAGATGCGCATGCAGATTTAAGAAAAGAATACGATGGTTCTTCTTGCAATCATGCTTGTGCGGTTTACGAAGCTAATTCTACCACAAATTTAATACAAGTAGGGATTAGAAGTATGGATATTTCTGAAAAAAGAGAAATGAATCTTGATAAAGTGTTCTTTGCACATGATATGGCTGTAAATGAAGATTGGATGGAAGATGTAATAGATCAATTAACAGATAATGTTTTTATAACTTTTGATTTGGATGCGTTAGACCCTTCTATTATGCCATCTACAGGTACACCAGAACCTGGCGGATTATTTTACTATGAAACTTTAGAGTTTTTAAAAGAAGTTTTTGAGCGTAAAAACGTAGTTGGTTTTGATATGGTAGAACTATGCCCAAATGCCAATGAAAAATCATCAGATTTTTTAGCAGCTAAATTGTTTTATAAAATGTTAAGCTACAAATTTGTTTCTGATGATGATTCTTATGATAATGGAGATGATGATACAGACTCGAACCCTTTTAACAAATTGTCTAAATTTAAAAATGACGAAGATGAGTATTAA
- a CDS encoding deoxyhypusine synthase family protein → MSINQKPISEFIEKYFLHFNAASLVDAAKGYEEQLNKGAKMLVSLAGAMSTAELGKIFAEMIRQDKVQIISCTGANLEEDIMNLVAHSHYKRVPNYRDLTPQDEWDLLEKGLNRVTDTCIPEEEAFRRIQEHIVKIWKDAEANGERFLPHEYMYKLLLSGVLEEYYEIDLKDSWMYAAAEKNLPIICPGWEDSTMGNIFASYVLKGELKASTMKSGIEYMTFLADWYTENSNNGIGFFQIGGGIAGDFPICVVPMLYQDMERPETPFWSYFCQISDSTTSYGSYSGAVPNEKITWGKLDINTPKFIIESDATIVAPLIFAYLLEM, encoded by the coding sequence ATGAGTATTAATCAAAAACCAATATCAGAATTTATAGAAAAATACTTTTTACATTTTAATGCAGCTTCTTTGGTAGATGCTGCAAAAGGGTATGAAGAGCAATTAAATAAAGGTGCTAAAATGTTAGTTTCTTTAGCGGGTGCTATGAGTACGGCTGAATTAGGAAAAATTTTTGCAGAAATGATTCGCCAAGATAAAGTACAAATTATTTCTTGTACCGGAGCTAATTTAGAAGAAGATATTATGAATTTGGTAGCACATTCTCATTACAAACGTGTGCCAAATTACAGAGATTTAACACCACAAGACGAGTGGGATTTATTAGAAAAAGGTTTAAACAGAGTTACAGATACTTGTATACCAGAAGAAGAAGCTTTTAGAAGAATACAAGAACATATTGTAAAAATATGGAAAGATGCCGAAGCAAATGGAGAACGTTTTTTACCACATGAATACATGTATAAATTATTACTTTCTGGTGTGTTAGAAGAATATTATGAGATTGATTTAAAAGATTCTTGGATGTATGCTGCTGCTGAAAAAAACTTGCCAATTATTTGTCCTGGTTGGGAAGATTCTACAATGGGTAATATTTTTGCTTCTTACGTTTTAAAAGGAGAATTAAAAGCTTCTACTATGAAATCAGGAATTGAGTATATGACATTTTTAGCAGATTGGTATACGGAAAATTCTAATAACGGAATTGGTTTCTTTCAAATAGGAGGTGGTATTGCAGGAGATTTTCCTATTTGTGTTGTACCGATGTTGTATCAAGATATGGAAAGACCAGAAACGCCTTTTTGGAGTTATTTTTGTCAGATTTCAGATTCTACAACAAGTTATGGCTCGTATTCTGGAGCAGTACCAAATGAAAAAATTACTTGGGGTAAATTAGATATAAATACACCAAAGTTTATTATTGAAAGTGATGCAACTATTGTAGCGCCTTTAATATTTGCTTATTTATTAGAAATGTAA
- a CDS encoding carbon-nitrogen hydrolase family protein, whose product MIQNIENIELHYLTLNDYKQLKEAMIEAYSSMPDSYWKEDQIKALIDKFPEGQIVIKINGELAGCALSIILDYDSFDDQHTYKEITGAFTFDTHNEDGDVLYGIDVFIKSEYRGLRLGRRLYDYRKELTEKLNLRGIAFGGRIPNYHKYAANLSPKEYIEKVKRKEIHDPVLNFQISNDFHPSKILKGYLKGDENSGEFAVLLEWDNIYYEKKSKKAASNKKVVRLGLIQWQMRLYKNLEELMQQAEYFVDAVSAYRSDFALFPEFFNAPLIADNNHLPESKAIRELAKYTPQIVQKFSELAISYNINIITGSMPEIKDGLLYNVGYICKRDGSSDRYEKLHVTPDEAKVWGMQGGNELKTFDTDCGKIGVLICYDSEFPELSRLLADEGMDILFIPFLTDTQNGYSRVRHCAQARAIENECYVAIAGSVGNLPKVNNMDIQYAQSMVFTPCDFSFPANGIKAEATTNTEMILIADVDLDLLKDLNKFGSVRNLKDRRKDIFELRKK is encoded by the coding sequence ATTCGAGTATGCCAGATTCTTACTGGAAAGAAGATCAAATCAAAGCCTTAATAGATAAATTTCCTGAAGGGCAAATTGTTATTAAAATTAATGGAGAATTGGCTGGTTGTGCCCTTTCTATTATTTTAGATTATGATAGTTTTGATGATCAGCATACGTATAAAGAAATTACAGGTGCTTTTACTTTTGATACTCATAATGAAGATGGAGATGTTTTATACGGAATTGATGTATTTATTAAATCTGAATACAGAGGTTTGCGTTTAGGAAGAAGATTGTATGATTATAGAAAAGAACTTACTGAAAAATTAAACTTAAGAGGAATTGCTTTTGGTGGCAGAATTCCTAATTATCATAAATATGCCGCTAATTTATCACCTAAAGAATATATAGAAAAAGTAAAACGTAAAGAAATTCATGATCCTGTTTTAAACTTTCAAATTTCTAACGATTTTCATCCTTCGAAAATCTTAAAAGGGTATTTAAAAGGTGATGAAAATTCTGGTGAATTTGCTGTTTTATTAGAGTGGGACAATATTTATTATGAGAAAAAATCTAAAAAAGCAGCTAGTAATAAAAAAGTTGTTCGTTTAGGTTTAATTCAATGGCAAATGCGCTTGTACAAAAATCTAGAAGAACTAATGCAACAAGCAGAATATTTTGTAGATGCTGTTTCTGCATATCGTTCAGATTTTGCTTTGTTTCCAGAATTTTTTAATGCGCCTTTAATAGCAGATAATAATCACTTGCCAGAATCGAAAGCCATTAGAGAATTAGCTAAATATACGCCTCAAATTGTTCAAAAATTTTCTGAATTAGCAATTAGCTATAACATTAATATTATTACTGGTAGCATGCCAGAAATTAAAGATGGTTTGTTGTATAATGTTGGTTATATCTGTAAAAGAGATGGCTCATCAGACCGCTATGAAAAATTACATGTTACGCCAGATGAAGCAAAAGTTTGGGGAATGCAAGGCGGAAATGAATTAAAAACTTTTGATACAGATTGTGGTAAAATTGGTGTTTTAATTTGTTACGATTCTGAGTTTCCAGAATTAAGCAGATTATTGGCAGATGAGGGAATGGATATTTTATTTATTCCGTTTTTAACAGATACACAAAATGGATATTCTAGAGTACGTCATTGTGCACAAGCAAGAGCTATAGAAAATGAATGTTATGTTGCTATTGCTGGAAGTGTTGGTAATTTACCTAAAGTAAATAATATGGATATTCAATACGCTCAATCTATGGTTTTTACACCTTGTGATTTTTCATTTCCTGCAAATGGAATAAAAGCAGAAGCAACAACAAATACAGAAATGATTTTAATTGCTGATGTAGATTTAGATTTATTAAAAGATTTAAATAAGTTTGGTTCTGTTAGAAACTTAAAAGATAGAAGAAAAGATATTTTTGAGTTACGCAAGAAATAG